A part of Spiribacter vilamensis genomic DNA contains:
- the rbfA gene encoding 30S ribosome-binding factor RbfA, which produces MPRDFSRARRVGDQIQQELAGLIRDQVRDPRVGSVTVSEVRVSRDFSYADVFVTGLGMEPDESREMVRVLTGAGNFLRRELARRLTLRKVPLLRFQYDPTFDRGARLNRLIDDVQPDGDPAAPDKD; this is translated from the coding sequence ATGCCCCGGGATTTCTCGCGGGCACGCCGCGTCGGTGATCAGATCCAGCAGGAGCTCGCGGGCCTCATTCGCGACCAGGTCCGCGACCCCCGCGTGGGGTCGGTGACCGTCTCGGAAGTGCGGGTCAGCCGCGATTTCTCCTATGCCGACGTGTTCGTGACGGGACTGGGAATGGAGCCGGACGAATCGCGCGAGATGGTGCGTGTGTTGACCGGCGCGGGTAATTTCCTCCGCCGGGAGCTCGCCCGGCGGCTGACCCTGCGCAAGGTGCCGTTGCTGCGCTTCCAGTACGATCCGACCTTCGATCGCGGCGCGCGTCTCAACCGGCTGATCGACGACGTGCAGCCGGACGGGGATCCGGCGGCACCCGATAAGGACTGA
- the nusA gene encoding transcription termination factor NusA has protein sequence MSKEILLVVDAMANEKGVEQEVIFEAIEAALASATQKRHSEEIAARVAVNRRTGEYQTFRCWEVVEDPVSGDGETETDTESDSDSDADPDHGGEIEYPDQQIPLSRAREIDPEVEVGGVIEEPMESVEFGRIAAQTAKQVIVQRVRDAERAKVIEAYRDRVGELISGVVKRVERGNVFLDLGSNAEAFIPREEMIAREAVRPGDRLRAWLREVREEARGPQLFASRSAPEFLVELFKLEVPEVGQELLDILGAARDPGLRAKISVNALDSRIDPVGACVGMRGSRVQAVSNELSGERIDIILWNENPAQFVINAMAPAEVESIVVDEDRHSMDIAVGEDQLSQAIGRGGQNVRLASELTGWELNVMTASEAEAKSESEAAELVESFATDLDVDEELAGLLVEEGFSSLEEIAYVPVAELLEVEGFDEDLVNALRQRARDVLAKREAEAAAADAPADDLLGLEGMDTALAEQLAANGIRTMEDFAEQSVDDVIDIDGLDAERAAALIMKAREPWFAETGEDQE, from the coding sequence ATGAGCAAGGAAATTCTGCTGGTAGTCGACGCGATGGCCAACGAGAAAGGCGTCGAGCAGGAAGTGATCTTCGAGGCGATCGAGGCCGCACTCGCCTCGGCGACGCAGAAGCGCCACAGCGAGGAAATCGCGGCGCGGGTAGCGGTCAACCGCCGCACCGGCGAGTACCAGACGTTCCGGTGCTGGGAAGTCGTTGAAGATCCGGTTTCCGGCGACGGCGAAACCGAAACCGATACCGAGTCTGACTCCGACTCCGATGCCGATCCGGATCACGGGGGTGAAATCGAGTATCCGGATCAGCAGATTCCGCTGTCCCGGGCGCGCGAAATCGATCCCGAGGTCGAGGTCGGCGGTGTGATCGAAGAGCCGATGGAGTCGGTGGAATTCGGTCGCATTGCCGCGCAGACGGCCAAGCAGGTCATCGTTCAGCGTGTCCGCGATGCCGAGCGTGCCAAGGTCATCGAGGCCTACCGCGACCGCGTTGGCGAACTGATCTCCGGTGTCGTCAAACGGGTCGAGCGTGGCAATGTCTTCCTCGACCTGGGCAGCAATGCCGAGGCCTTCATCCCGCGCGAGGAGATGATCGCGCGGGAGGCCGTCCGCCCGGGTGATCGGCTGCGGGCCTGGCTCCGGGAAGTGCGCGAAGAGGCCCGCGGCCCCCAGCTGTTTGCCAGTCGGTCGGCACCGGAATTCCTGGTCGAGCTGTTCAAGCTCGAGGTCCCGGAGGTCGGCCAGGAGCTCCTCGATATCCTCGGCGCCGCCCGGGACCCGGGGCTGCGGGCCAAGATATCGGTCAACGCCCTCGACAGCCGTATCGATCCGGTGGGTGCCTGCGTGGGGATGCGCGGCTCGCGCGTCCAGGCGGTGTCCAACGAGCTCTCCGGCGAGCGCATCGACATCATTCTCTGGAATGAAAATCCGGCGCAGTTCGTGATCAACGCGATGGCGCCGGCCGAGGTCGAATCCATCGTGGTCGACGAGGATCGTCACAGCATGGACATCGCGGTGGGCGAGGATCAGCTCTCGCAGGCGATTGGTCGCGGTGGTCAGAACGTCCGGCTGGCCAGTGAGCTGACCGGTTGGGAGCTCAACGTCATGACCGCCTCCGAGGCCGAGGCGAAGAGCGAGTCCGAGGCCGCCGAGCTGGTCGAGAGTTTCGCTACGGATCTCGATGTCGACGAGGAGCTGGCCGGTCTGCTGGTGGAAGAGGGTTTCTCGAGCCTGGAGGAGATCGCCTACGTGCCGGTCGCCGAGTTGCTCGAGGTCGAAGGGTTCGACGAAGACCTGGTCAACGCGCTCCGCCAGCGCGCCCGCGACGTGCTCGCGAAGCGCGAGGCGGAGGCGGCGGCCGCCGATGCGCCGGCCGACGACCTGCTGGGCCTCGAGGGAATGGACACAGCGCTTGCCGAGCAGCTTGCGGCGAACGGGATCCGGACCATGGAGGATTTCGCGGAGCAGTCGGTGGACGACGTAATTGATATTGACGGTCTTGATGCAGAGCGCGCGGCGGCACTGATCATGAAAGCCCGCGAGCCGTGGTTCGCCGAAACCGGCGAGGACCAGGAGTAA
- the nuoN gene encoding NADH-quinone oxidoreductase subunit NuoN yields MNFEMPQFAMAAPEIWLGVMVCVVLIADLFDPGRESRLAFFLTQATLLVGIGLAVYTHWGVERAITFNGMYVSDSLAAVLKITVAGLSMATLGYSRDYLRQRDLLKGEFYLLAILANLGMFVMASASSLLVLYVGLEMLSLSLYAMVAFDRDSRIGAEAAMKYFVLGALSSGMMLYGMSMIYGASGSLLIDEIAAQAIAGNNLLLMGFGMTFVLVGVAFKFGAAPFHMWIPDVYQGAPTAATAFLGTAPKVAALALFLRLLVDGLGDMHDQWQGMAIILAVASLAIGNLFALVQTNLKRMLAYSTISHIGFLFLGLIAGTDEGYAAALFYAISYGIMASGAFGMITLLSHRGFEAEMIDDMRGLNDRHSGFALVMLLLMFSMTGIPGTVGFYAKWLVLQALIDTGMVWLAVVAVVFAVIGAFYYLRVLKAVYFDRLESPAPLQAPMGQRVIVAVNGGLILVLGLFPDRLIEICQTALGL; encoded by the coding sequence ATGAATTTCGAAATGCCCCAATTCGCGATGGCCGCCCCGGAGATCTGGCTGGGGGTCATGGTGTGCGTTGTTCTGATTGCGGATCTGTTCGATCCCGGCCGGGAGAGTCGGCTCGCATTCTTTCTCACGCAGGCGACTCTGCTGGTGGGCATCGGGCTTGCCGTATACACGCACTGGGGCGTTGAGCGCGCGATCACCTTCAACGGCATGTACGTCAGCGACAGCCTGGCCGCGGTGCTCAAGATAACCGTGGCGGGCCTTTCGATGGCAACGCTGGGCTACAGTCGGGACTATCTCCGCCAGCGCGACCTGCTCAAGGGCGAGTTCTATCTGCTCGCCATCCTCGCCAACCTGGGCATGTTCGTCATGGCCTCGGCGAGCAGTCTCCTGGTGCTCTATGTCGGACTGGAGATGCTCTCGCTCAGCCTCTATGCGATGGTCGCCTTCGACCGTGACAGTCGCATCGGTGCCGAGGCCGCGATGAAGTACTTCGTGCTGGGCGCGCTTTCCTCGGGAATGATGCTCTACGGCATGTCGATGATCTACGGCGCCTCCGGCAGCCTGCTCATCGATGAGATTGCCGCCCAGGCAATCGCCGGCAACAACCTGCTGTTGATGGGTTTCGGGATGACGTTCGTGCTCGTGGGCGTCGCCTTCAAGTTCGGCGCGGCGCCGTTTCACATGTGGATTCCGGACGTCTACCAGGGCGCCCCGACCGCGGCGACCGCCTTTCTGGGTACGGCGCCGAAGGTCGCCGCACTGGCACTGTTCCTGCGGCTGCTGGTCGACGGGCTCGGTGACATGCATGACCAGTGGCAGGGGATGGCCATTATCCTGGCCGTGGCGTCGCTGGCGATCGGCAATCTGTTTGCGCTCGTGCAGACCAATCTCAAGCGCATGCTCGCGTACTCGACGATCTCCCATATCGGCTTCCTGTTCCTCGGTCTGATTGCCGGGACCGACGAGGGCTATGCGGCGGCGCTGTTCTACGCCATCAGCTACGGCATCATGGCCAGTGGGGCGTTCGGCATGATTACCCTTTTGTCGCATCGCGGTTTCGAGGCCGAGATGATCGACGATATGCGGGGACTGAATGACCGCCACAGCGGCTTTGCGCTGGTCATGCTTCTCTTGATGTTCTCGATGACCGGCATTCCCGGAACCGTCGGCTTCTACGCCAAGTGGCTGGTACTCCAGGCACTCATCGACACGGGCATGGTCTGGCTGGCGGTGGTTGCCGTGGTGTTCGCCGTTATCGGCGCGTTCTATTACCTGCGTGTGCTCAAAGCGGTCTACTTCGATCGCCTGGAGTCGCCCGCACCGTTGCAGGCGCCCATGGGTCAGCGCGTCATCGTAGCGGTCAACGGCGGCCTGATCCTGGTGCTCGGACTGTTTCCCGATCGCCTGATCGAGATCTGTCAGACCGCGCTGGGGCTGTGA
- a CDS encoding DUF2818 family protein, with the protein MSTAVAITLLMVVALIAANLPWLSDRIAFVVSPAARGKPEWIRLVEWLTLFFLVGLIAAGLEYRTQGQLQMQGWEFWVINLALFAVFALPGFIYCHDLRRRLQRHSRRRES; encoded by the coding sequence ATGAGCACCGCCGTCGCGATCACCCTGCTAATGGTTGTCGCGTTGATTGCGGCGAACCTGCCGTGGCTGAGTGATCGGATTGCGTTCGTTGTATCGCCGGCGGCGCGCGGCAAACCGGAGTGGATCCGCCTGGTGGAGTGGTTGACCCTGTTCTTCCTGGTGGGTCTGATCGCCGCCGGTCTCGAGTACCGGACGCAGGGCCAGCTGCAGATGCAGGGGTGGGAGTTCTGGGTGATCAACCTGGCGCTGTTCGCGGTATTCGCGCTGCCAGGGTTTATCTACTGCCATGACCTTCGGCGTCGACTCCAGCGTCATTCTCGGCGACGCGAGTCTTGA
- the infB gene encoding translation initiation factor IF-2, whose product MAQSTVRDFADRTGVPLDRLLIQLREAGIPQDDPDAALSDADKSTLLEHIRKTHGRRDDSEDGGPSQITLKRRSHSQLKMPAGGGERRAPRGSRGAGAGRTVNVEVRKKRTYVKRSVVEAEAAEQDAQVLERALQKDVNAAEEARQAEARVRAEAEAKAEAERQEREAAEAAAAAARETEADTGAAEKAAAESSAEAQTPADLEADSQKTESEAARNKEIEDDKERKRLEAEAKREREAEERAARKASRGKGKARKKAEAGGRRSRRGGAAGAASSALQQGFEKPTAPVVRDVQVPETITVGDLAQRMSVKAADLIKEMMKQGVMATINQAIDQETAVLLVEELGHRPHIVREDDLEEAVLSQTTEPEGAAEPRSAVVTIMGHVDHGKTTLLDYIRRAKVASGEAGGITQHIGAYRVPSERGDLTFLDTPGHEAFTAMRARGAQVTDVVILVVAADDGVMPQTEEAIKHARAAGVPLVVAVNKMDREEANPDRVKNELVAREVVPEEFGGDVQFIPCSALNGQGVEALLEAVALQAELLELKAVRDCPASGVVVESSLDRGRGPVATILVQNGVLNQGDTIISGTEFGRVRALLDERGDRVKSAGPSTPVVVLGLSGLPEAGDEVLAVEDERKARELVDRRREKSRDKRLQAQKAARMDELFSQSQDDVIKTVNLVVKGDVQGSVEALTQSLTNLATDEVRIVPVATGVGAINESDVNLAIASEALLIGFNVRADAKARRLAQENDVKPHYYSIIYDAIDQLRNAISGMLEPETREQIIGTAEVREVYRSSQLGQIAGCLVVDGVVRRRNPIRVLRNSVVVFEGDLESLRRFKDDVNEVQSGTECGIGVRHYNDVRVGDQIECYERLTIERTL is encoded by the coding sequence ATGGCGCAGAGCACAGTCAGGGATTTTGCAGACAGGACGGGCGTGCCACTGGATCGGCTGCTGATCCAGCTCCGTGAGGCGGGCATACCCCAGGATGACCCCGACGCCGCGTTGTCCGACGCGGACAAGTCGACACTGCTTGAACATATCCGCAAGACCCATGGCCGTCGTGACGACAGCGAGGACGGAGGTCCTTCGCAGATCACGCTCAAGCGGCGCAGTCACAGTCAGCTGAAAATGCCCGCCGGTGGTGGCGAGCGCCGGGCACCGCGCGGCAGTCGCGGTGCGGGTGCCGGTCGCACCGTCAATGTCGAAGTGCGCAAGAAGCGGACCTACGTCAAACGCAGCGTGGTCGAGGCGGAGGCCGCCGAGCAGGATGCCCAGGTGCTCGAGCGCGCCCTGCAGAAAGACGTGAACGCTGCCGAAGAGGCACGCCAGGCAGAGGCGCGGGTCAGGGCCGAAGCCGAGGCGAAGGCCGAGGCGGAGCGCCAGGAGCGCGAAGCGGCGGAGGCGGCCGCGGCCGCGGCCCGTGAGACCGAGGCGGACACCGGCGCGGCCGAAAAGGCAGCCGCCGAGTCATCGGCCGAGGCGCAGACCCCGGCGGATCTGGAAGCGGATTCGCAGAAGACCGAGTCCGAGGCCGCCCGAAACAAGGAAATCGAGGACGACAAGGAGCGCAAGCGCCTCGAGGCCGAGGCCAAGCGCGAGCGCGAAGCCGAGGAGCGCGCCGCTCGCAAGGCCTCGCGCGGTAAGGGCAAGGCGCGCAAGAAAGCCGAGGCCGGTGGCCGCCGATCCCGGCGGGGCGGCGCCGCCGGTGCGGCGAGCTCGGCCCTCCAGCAGGGCTTTGAGAAGCCGACCGCCCCGGTTGTGCGCGACGTCCAGGTGCCGGAGACGATCACTGTCGGCGATCTCGCCCAGCGGATGAGCGTCAAGGCCGCGGATCTGATCAAGGAGATGATGAAGCAGGGCGTCATGGCCACCATCAATCAGGCCATCGATCAGGAAACGGCCGTGCTCCTGGTCGAGGAGCTTGGCCATCGCCCGCACATCGTGCGGGAAGACGATCTCGAAGAGGCAGTGCTCAGCCAGACCACCGAGCCGGAGGGCGCCGCGGAGCCGCGCTCGGCCGTGGTGACGATCATGGGGCACGTCGACCACGGCAAGACGACGCTGCTCGACTATATCCGTCGCGCCAAGGTCGCGTCCGGTGAGGCCGGTGGTATTACCCAGCATATCGGTGCCTACCGGGTACCGTCCGAGCGGGGCGATCTCACGTTCCTGGATACCCCGGGCCACGAGGCGTTCACCGCCATGCGTGCCCGCGGTGCCCAGGTGACCGACGTCGTCATCCTGGTGGTAGCCGCGGATGACGGAGTGATGCCGCAGACCGAAGAGGCCATCAAGCATGCCCGCGCCGCGGGAGTCCCGCTGGTCGTGGCGGTCAACAAGATGGACCGCGAGGAAGCCAATCCCGACCGGGTCAAGAACGAGCTGGTCGCCCGCGAGGTTGTGCCGGAAGAGTTTGGTGGTGATGTGCAGTTCATCCCCTGCTCGGCGCTGAACGGCCAGGGAGTCGAGGCACTGCTCGAGGCCGTGGCGCTGCAGGCCGAGCTGCTCGAGCTCAAGGCGGTCCGCGATTGTCCCGCCTCGGGTGTCGTCGTCGAGTCGAGTCTTGACCGCGGTCGCGGTCCGGTCGCGACCATCCTCGTCCAGAACGGTGTGCTCAACCAGGGCGACACCATCATCTCCGGAACGGAGTTCGGCCGGGTCCGGGCGCTGCTCGACGAGCGCGGCGACCGGGTGAAGTCGGCCGGGCCTTCGACGCCCGTGGTGGTCCTGGGGCTCTCCGGGCTGCCCGAGGCGGGCGACGAGGTCCTCGCGGTCGAGGACGAGCGCAAGGCGCGCGAGCTGGTCGACCGTCGCCGCGAGAAGAGCCGCGACAAGCGGCTGCAGGCCCAGAAGGCGGCGCGGATGGACGAGCTCTTCAGCCAGTCGCAGGACGATGTCATCAAGACCGTCAATCTGGTGGTCAAGGGCGATGTCCAGGGCTCGGTGGAGGCGCTGACCCAGTCCCTCACCAACCTGGCGACCGACGAGGTGCGTATCGTGCCGGTGGCGACCGGCGTGGGCGCGATCAACGAGTCGGACGTCAACCTGGCGATCGCCTCCGAGGCGCTGCTCATCGGCTTCAACGTCCGGGCCGACGCCAAGGCGCGCCGGCTGGCGCAGGAAAATGACGTCAAGCCGCATTACTACAGCATCATTTACGATGCGATCGATCAGCTCCGTAACGCGATCAGCGGCATGCTCGAGCCCGAGACCCGCGAGCAGATCATCGGCACGGCCGAGGTCCGCGAGGTGTACCGCTCCTCGCAGCTGGGCCAGATCGCGGGCTGCCTGGTGGTCGATGGTGTCGTCCGCCGGCGTAACCCGATCCGCGTCCTGCGCAACAGCGTGGTGGTGTTCGAGGGCGATCTCGAGTCGCTGCGGCGCTTCAAGGATGATGTCAACGAGGTGCAGTCGGGTACCGAATGCGGTATCGGCGTCCGTCATTACAATGACGTCCGCGTCGGCGACCAGATCGAGTGCTACGAGCGCCTCACCATCGAGCGGACGCTGTAA
- a CDS encoding NADH-quinone oxidoreductase subunit M, with amino-acid sequence MLGGWPLLSLLVWLPILGGVGVLFAGRDNADRARWTALAVAGLTLLLGVALWFGFEVGVAGMQFVERVSWIQAFGVEYYLGVDGISMPLVVLTAFSTLLVVIAAWEVVRYKPAQYLAAFLIMEGVMIGVFSALDAILFYVFFEAMLIPMFLIIGIWGGPNRIYATLKFFIYTFLGSVMMLVALIYLRTEAGSFAIQDFYGLALPFTTQVLVFLAFLAAFAVKVPMFPVHTWLPDAHVEAPTGGSVILAAITLKIGGYGFLRFSLPIAPEASMALDWLLISLSLIAVVYIGLVAMVQEDLKKLIAYSSIAHMGFVTLAFFLIFRIFAASGSRDAALLALEGGLVQMISHGFVSAAMFLCVGVLYDRMHTRRIADYGGVANRMPVFAGLFVFFAMANAGLPGTSGFVGEFMVILASFQAGFWYAAIAGLTLILGAAYSLWMIKRVVYGEVRNPEVDKLRDVDLRERLLLGSLAGVVLLFGLYPAPLINVMAPSLDALFGIVVPTP; translated from the coding sequence ATGTTGGGAGGTTGGCCGTTGCTGAGCCTGTTGGTCTGGCTGCCGATTCTGGGTGGCGTCGGTGTCCTGTTCGCGGGACGGGACAATGCCGATCGGGCGCGCTGGACGGCACTCGCCGTCGCCGGACTGACGCTGCTACTGGGGGTGGCACTCTGGTTCGGGTTCGAGGTCGGCGTCGCCGGCATGCAGTTCGTCGAGCGGGTGTCCTGGATACAGGCGTTCGGCGTCGAGTATTACCTCGGCGTCGATGGCATATCGATGCCACTGGTGGTGCTGACGGCGTTCTCGACGCTGCTGGTCGTGATCGCCGCCTGGGAAGTCGTGCGCTACAAGCCGGCGCAGTACCTGGCGGCGTTCCTCATCATGGAGGGCGTCATGATCGGGGTTTTCAGCGCCCTCGACGCCATCCTTTTCTACGTCTTTTTCGAGGCGATGCTGATACCGATGTTCCTAATTATCGGTATCTGGGGTGGCCCGAATCGTATCTACGCGACCCTGAAGTTCTTCATCTACACCTTTCTCGGGTCGGTGATGATGCTGGTCGCGCTCATTTATCTGCGCACCGAGGCTGGCAGTTTCGCGATTCAGGATTTCTACGGGCTGGCTCTGCCGTTCACCACACAGGTGCTGGTCTTTCTGGCCTTCCTCGCCGCATTCGCGGTCAAGGTACCGATGTTCCCGGTCCACACCTGGCTTCCCGATGCGCACGTCGAGGCGCCAACCGGCGGCTCGGTCATCCTCGCCGCGATCACCCTGAAGATCGGCGGCTACGGATTCCTCCGCTTCAGTCTGCCGATCGCGCCGGAAGCCAGCATGGCGCTCGACTGGCTGCTGATCTCCCTGTCGCTGATCGCGGTGGTCTATATCGGCCTGGTGGCGATGGTGCAGGAGGATCTGAAAAAGCTCATTGCCTATTCATCCATCGCCCATATGGGCTTTGTAACACTCGCGTTTTTCCTGATTTTCCGGATTTTCGCCGCCAGCGGCAGTCGTGATGCCGCGTTGCTGGCGCTCGAGGGCGGTCTCGTCCAGATGATCTCGCACGGATTCGTGTCCGCGGCGATGTTCCTCTGCGTCGGCGTTCTGTACGACCGGATGCATACCCGGCGCATTGCCGACTATGGCGGTGTGGCCAACCGGATGCCCGTGTTCGCGGGACTGTTCGTGTTCTTTGCCATGGCCAACGCCGGTCTTCCGGGAACGTCGGGCTTCGTCGGCGAGTTCATGGTGATTCTGGCGAGCTTCCAGGCCGGGTTCTGGTATGCCGCCATCGCCGGGTTGACGCTTATCCTCGGGGCGGCCTACAGCCTCTGGATGATCAAGCGGGTGGTCTATGGCGAGGTCCGGAATCCCGAGGTCGACAAGCTCCGCGACGTTGATCTGCGCGAGCGCCTCCTGCTGGGCAGCCTTGCCGGCGTCGTGTTGCTGTTCGGCCTCTACCCGGCACCACTGATCAACGTCATGGCGCCCTCGCTGGATGCGCTGTTCGGCATTGTTGTGCCCACACCCTAG
- the rimP gene encoding ribosome maturation factor RimP, translating to MKAPEHVTELLEPVIEGLGYECVGVEFHPSRGNAVLRVFIDGPEGVSVDDCARVSHQVSGVLDVEDPISGDYTLEVSSPGLDRPVFKTSDYTRFAGESVRIRLRERIDGRRKVTGRLAGLTEEGVIVEASDGRTVVPLSSIDGAHIELEP from the coding sequence ATGAAAGCGCCTGAACACGTCACAGAGCTTCTGGAGCCCGTTATCGAGGGGCTCGGTTATGAATGCGTCGGAGTGGAATTCCACCCGAGTCGGGGCAACGCGGTCCTGCGCGTATTCATCGACGGGCCGGAGGGCGTTAGTGTCGATGACTGTGCTCGCGTCAGCCACCAGGTCAGTGGCGTCCTCGACGTCGAAGACCCCATCAGCGGTGATTATACCCTCGAGGTTTCCTCGCCCGGACTCGACCGTCCGGTCTTCAAGACCTCGGACTACACGCGTTTCGCCGGCGAATCGGTCCGCATCCGGCTTCGCGAGCGGATCGACGGGCGTCGCAAGGTCACCGGCCGCCTCGCGGGTCTGACAGAGGAAGGGGTCATCGTCGAGGCGAGCGACGGGCGTACCGTCGTGCCACTGTCGTCGATTGATGGCGCACATATAGAGCTGGAGCCGTGA
- the nuoL gene encoding NADH-quinone oxidoreductase subunit L: MKSLYLIIVLAPLLGAAVAGLAGGRIGRVNAHRLTVGAVGLSALLSLVVLYQHVWGGAGVFNETIYQWAVVGNLDLEVGFLVDRLTALMMVIVTSVSFAVHVYTIGYMHDDRGYQRFFSYINLFTFAMLTLVMANNFLLLFFGWEAVGLVSYLLIGFWYHKETAIFANLKAFLVNRVGDFGFLLGIAAVLTYYGSLDYAAVFSAAAAAPEQTMQLFGNEALVATVVAILMFIGAMGKSAQVPLHVWLPDSMEGPTPISALIHAATMVTAGVFLVARLSPLFELSEAALSVVLILGAVTALFMGLVGLVQTDIKRVIAYSTLSQLGYMFVALGASAYAAGVFHVMTHAFFKALLFLGAGAVIVALHHEQDMRRMGNLRRYLPITHITMLLGTLALVGTPFFSGYYSKDAIIEAVHLADRTGAEFAYWAVLLGVFITALYSFRLYFLVFWGEERIDPHAKEHMKHLPRYVLPVMEWPLVALAIPSVALGYFTIEPMLFGDFFGDAIQVAPANDVLAEKAESFHGPFAFGLHAAVNPAFWLTVAGALTAWFFYIFRPGLLPAINTRLSWGIRILQRKYGFDDLYNTGFAGGGRLLGRALWRGGDQGVIDGVLVNGTARTVGRLAAALRGGQSGFLYHYAFAMIVGLLLLLTVFVGSWRGWF, encoded by the coding sequence ATGAAGTCGTTATATCTGATCATCGTTCTTGCGCCCCTGCTGGGTGCTGCCGTCGCCGGGCTGGCGGGTGGTCGCATCGGCCGGGTCAATGCCCACCGGTTAACGGTGGGTGCCGTGGGGCTGTCCGCGCTGCTGTCTCTGGTCGTGCTCTACCAGCATGTCTGGGGCGGTGCCGGCGTTTTCAACGAAACCATCTACCAGTGGGCCGTGGTCGGAAACCTCGATCTCGAGGTGGGGTTCCTCGTCGACCGCCTGACTGCACTGATGATGGTGATCGTCACGTCAGTATCGTTCGCGGTGCATGTCTACACCATCGGCTACATGCATGACGATCGCGGTTACCAGCGCTTTTTCAGCTATATCAACCTGTTCACCTTCGCCATGCTTACCCTGGTCATGGCAAACAACTTCCTTCTGCTGTTCTTCGGCTGGGAGGCGGTCGGCCTTGTCTCCTATCTGCTCATCGGGTTCTGGTATCACAAGGAAACGGCGATCTTCGCCAATCTCAAGGCCTTTCTGGTGAACCGCGTCGGCGATTTCGGCTTCCTGCTCGGCATCGCCGCGGTTCTGACCTACTACGGCAGCCTTGATTACGCAGCGGTGTTTTCCGCTGCCGCGGCGGCGCCGGAACAGACCATGCAGCTGTTCGGCAACGAGGCCCTGGTGGCCACCGTTGTCGCGATCCTGATGTTTATCGGCGCCATGGGTAAGTCGGCGCAGGTCCCGCTTCACGTCTGGCTGCCGGATTCGATGGAGGGGCCGACTCCGATCTCCGCGCTGATCCATGCGGCCACGATGGTGACCGCCGGCGTTTTCCTTGTCGCCCGGCTCTCGCCATTGTTCGAGCTCTCCGAGGCGGCCCTGTCGGTCGTGCTGATACTCGGCGCCGTCACGGCGCTTTTCATGGGGCTGGTCGGTCTCGTGCAAACGGATATCAAGCGCGTCATCGCCTACTCGACGCTCTCACAGCTCGGCTACATGTTCGTCGCGCTCGGGGCCTCCGCCTATGCGGCTGGCGTCTTTCACGTCATGACCCATGCCTTTTTCAAGGCGCTGCTGTTCCTCGGGGCCGGTGCGGTGATCGTCGCCCTCCACCACGAGCAGGACATGCGCCGGATGGGCAACCTGCGCCGCTATCTGCCGATCACGCACATCACGATGCTGCTGGGCACGCTGGCGCTGGTCGGTACACCGTTTTTCTCCGGTTACTACTCCAAGGACGCGATCATCGAGGCCGTTCATCTCGCCGATCGGACCGGGGCCGAATTTGCCTACTGGGCGGTGCTGCTGGGGGTGTTCATTACCGCGCTCTACAGCTTCCGGCTCTACTTCCTCGTTTTCTGGGGCGAGGAGCGGATCGACCCCCACGCCAAGGAACACATGAAACACCTCCCACGCTATGTCCTGCCGGTGATGGAGTGGCCGCTCGTGGCGCTGGCGATTCCGTCGGTGGCGCTCGGCTACTTCACCATTGAGCCGATGCTGTTCGGCGACTTCTTTGGTGACGCGATCCAGGTCGCGCCCGCCAATGACGTCCTCGCCGAGAAGGCCGAATCCTTCCACGGGCCGTTTGCGTTCGGCCTGCATGCCGCCGTGAACCCGGCGTTCTGGTTGACCGTGGCCGGTGCACTGACCGCCTGGTTTTTCTACATCTTCCGGCCGGGCCTGCTTCCGGCCATCAATACCCGCCTCTCCTGGGGAATCCGTATCCTGCAGCGCAAGTACGGGTTCGATGATCTCTACAACACCGGCTTCGCCGGCGGCGGACGTCTGCTTGGACGCGCGCTCTGGCGAGGCGGTGATCAGGGCGTCATCGATGGCGTCCTGGTCAATGGCACGGCCCGGACAGTGGGTCGTCTGGCGGCGGCGCTGCGTGGCGGGCAGTCGGGTTTTCTGTATCACTACGCGTTCGCGATGATTGTCGGGTTGTTGTTGCTGCTGACGGTCTTCGTGGGTAGCTGGCGGGGATGGTTCTGA